In Candidatus Babeliales bacterium, the genomic stretch GTCTTTATTTTGTTACAGGAAATAGAAATAAGCTTCGTGAAATCCAGTTATTGCTTCCTCATGTGGAACAGCGCGATCTGGACCTAGTTGAGATCCAAGAAATCGATGCACATAAAGTAATCCAGGCTAAGTTACAAGAAGCATTTACTCATGCAGAGAATAATTCCTTCGAATTTATCGTCGAAGATACATCACTTTATTTAGACTGCATGAATGGGTTGCCTGGTCCATTTATCAAGTGGTTTTTACAAGCGGTTGGCGCAATGGGGCTTGCACATATAGCGCAATGTTGTGGAAATGACAAAGCGACTGCGCGTACTATTATT encodes the following:
- a CDS encoding non-canonical purine NTP pyrophosphatase, encoding MSLYFVTGNRNKLREIQLLLPHVEQRDLDLVEIQEIDAHKVIQAKLQEAFTHAENNSFEFIVEDTSLYLDCMNGLPGPFIKWFLQAVGAMGLAHIAQCCGNDKATARTIIGYASSPQDIHFFEGAIHGSIVLPRGESGFGWDPIFLPDGYDKTFSQMSIEEKFSISMRRQAVEKLKTYLESKG